Proteins co-encoded in one Gleimia hominis genomic window:
- a CDS encoding class C sortase yields the protein MQEQAKPGKRAHHKGQRNKYKSHTGNPGKPRRTALLPILLAIAGILVLMYPVIATGWNNLRQNEAAEQYSKAVAGQDMTAWNKSIKEAREYNKQVPGMPILDPWLARVSKDNNPYQTYLSKLALTPQMGRLIIPKINVDLPIYHGTDPKTLEKGIGHLYGSSLPVGGKNTHAVLTGHSGLPSATLLDHLKEVVKGESIYVQVGGEKLRYKVSDIRVVLPTEVDGLEVADDKDLLTVLTCTPYGINTHRLLVTGERAPLDNPQVFTEPNGTMWTWWMIAITIICLLALLALIYWLWRRHQRRKQREQTRQNQRAAKRAQTRRTILEKPKPQSQPENQATTAHSDDHTGHNPQSDQQANKES from the coding sequence GTGCAGGAACAGGCAAAACCCGGGAAACGCGCACACCACAAAGGGCAGCGCAACAAATACAAAAGCCACACAGGCAACCCGGGTAAACCCCGCCGCACCGCCCTGCTACCCATACTGCTCGCAATAGCTGGAATCCTCGTACTCATGTACCCCGTAATCGCCACCGGTTGGAACAACCTAAGGCAAAACGAAGCTGCGGAACAATACTCCAAAGCAGTCGCCGGGCAAGACATGACAGCGTGGAACAAAAGCATCAAAGAAGCCCGCGAATACAACAAACAAGTACCCGGTATGCCGATCCTAGACCCGTGGCTCGCCCGCGTGTCCAAAGACAACAACCCATACCAAACGTACTTGTCCAAACTCGCGCTAACACCACAAATGGGACGCCTCATAATCCCAAAAATCAACGTGGACCTACCCATCTACCACGGAACCGACCCGAAAACCCTTGAAAAAGGAATCGGACACCTCTACGGCTCCTCACTCCCAGTAGGTGGTAAAAACACCCACGCAGTACTAACCGGACACTCCGGCCTCCCATCCGCAACCCTCCTAGACCACCTCAAAGAAGTAGTCAAAGGCGAATCCATCTACGTCCAAGTTGGAGGTGAAAAACTACGCTACAAAGTCAGCGACATCCGCGTAGTCCTCCCCACCGAAGTAGACGGACTCGAAGTAGCAGACGACAAAGACCTACTAACCGTACTCACCTGCACACCATACGGAATCAACACCCACCGGCTACTCGTCACAGGTGAACGAGCGCCCCTAGACAACCCGCAAGTATTCACCGAACCAAACGGAACCATGTGGACATGGTGGATGATCGCAATCACTATCATCTGCCTACTAGCCTTACTAGCACTCATATACTGGTTATGGCGCCGCCACCAACGCCGCAAACAACGCGAACAAACACGTCAAAACCAAAGGGCCGCCAAACGCGCCCAAACTCGACGTACAATACTAGAAAAGCCCAAACCGCAGTCACAGCCTGAAAACCAGGCAACAACGGCGCACAGTGACGACCACACCGGGCACAACCCACAGTCGGACCAACAGGCCAATAAGGAAAGCTGA
- a CDS encoding DUF4418 family protein — MRNKIIASAPAIIFGLLIAIAPQTFATPCPVTGMPMACHWTAQASLGIGVVIALMGAFALMSPPAMRAGISIGVVLTSALEFAVVTVLIGVCDDPMMHCHSVMKPTLIVVSVLALLCGGIAFALDQRAASASNKQTANDTNRRAANPTGKRSN; from the coding sequence ATGCGTAACAAAATAATTGCCAGCGCACCGGCCATCATCTTTGGCCTCCTCATCGCCATCGCACCCCAAACATTCGCCACCCCATGCCCAGTGACGGGCATGCCAATGGCGTGCCACTGGACCGCGCAGGCTTCACTTGGAATCGGTGTTGTGATCGCACTCATGGGCGCGTTCGCCCTGATGTCTCCACCTGCGATGCGAGCGGGAATCTCTATCGGAGTGGTGCTCACCAGCGCGTTAGAATTCGCAGTTGTGACCGTACTGATCGGCGTGTGCGACGACCCAATGATGCACTGCCACTCCGTTATGAAACCCACCCTAATCGTCGTATCCGTACTCGCCCTACTGTGCGGCGGCATCGCATTCGCGCTCGACCAGCGTGCCGCGAGTGCCAGCAATAAACAAACCGCGAACGATACTAACCGGCGGGCCGCGAACCCTACCGGTAAGAGGTCAAACTAA
- a CDS encoding ABC transporter permease, which produces MKQGSGLWRYLAVQNLRQAGLRTGVLTTVVAILTFVFYAGSLMSLNLYSGLTNLQNRMGADLMIVPKDARDQAEQVMLEGGPQTFYFDTDVLEQIKSVAGVEEATAQTFIASLNLGCCAAKVQIIGFDPQTDFVIQPWIKTAYSGNLKDGELIVGSNVHPSSDGKIRLFRHRFPVAAQLAGTGTSYDNTVFVNRNTIRDMRKRAAGIGRRTLPESQIDNAVSAVMVNVGDRYKSQKVKDRIRELPGMEDTVTISPATLTNKVKAGMDIVTLYVTGFVALFWVAGLAVLFAVFTSAAQSRKKELASLRIMGATRRLLARMLMQEAVVIGVIGGAIGSGLGALVMFPFASFIRQTVQLPYLESGFTTGVWLAVACIAGAALVSVLACVTSSGRMLSKETYLTLREGQ; this is translated from the coding sequence GTGAAACAGGGGAGTGGACTGTGGCGGTACCTGGCAGTACAGAATCTGCGGCAAGCAGGGCTGCGCACCGGAGTGCTGACCACAGTGGTAGCTATCTTGACGTTCGTGTTCTACGCGGGGTCACTCATGTCCCTCAACCTGTATTCGGGCCTAACTAACCTGCAAAACCGGATGGGCGCGGACCTCATGATCGTCCCCAAAGACGCTCGTGACCAAGCCGAACAGGTGATGCTCGAAGGTGGGCCGCAAACCTTCTACTTCGACACGGACGTGCTGGAGCAAATCAAATCCGTGGCGGGCGTAGAGGAAGCCACGGCACAAACGTTCATTGCCTCCCTAAACCTCGGGTGCTGCGCGGCGAAAGTGCAGATCATCGGGTTTGACCCGCAAACAGACTTCGTGATTCAACCGTGGATCAAAACAGCGTACAGCGGGAACCTCAAAGATGGGGAACTGATTGTCGGCTCCAACGTACACCCGTCCTCAGACGGAAAAATCCGCCTGTTCCGCCACCGTTTCCCCGTAGCTGCGCAGCTAGCAGGTACCGGAACCTCATACGACAACACCGTATTCGTAAACCGCAATACCATTCGCGACATGCGTAAACGGGCCGCGGGAATCGGCCGGCGGACCCTACCTGAATCGCAAATCGACAACGCCGTCTCCGCAGTGATGGTGAACGTGGGGGACCGGTACAAGTCGCAAAAAGTGAAAGACCGGATCCGCGAACTACCCGGCATGGAAGACACCGTCACCATCTCGCCCGCAACCCTAACCAACAAGGTGAAAGCGGGAATGGACATCGTCACCCTATACGTCACCGGGTTCGTGGCCCTATTCTGGGTCGCCGGCCTAGCAGTACTGTTCGCCGTATTCACCTCGGCCGCGCAAAGCCGCAAAAAAGAACTCGCTTCATTACGAATAATGGGCGCCACCCGCCGGCTACTGGCCCGCATGCTCATGCAAGAAGCAGTTGTGATCGGCGTCATTGGTGGCGCAATCGGATCTGGGTTGGGAGCGCTCGTCATGTTCCCATTCGCGTCCTTTATCCGCCAAACCGTGCAACTACCGTACTTAGAAAGCGGTTTTACCACCGGCGTGTGGCTCGCCGTTGCCTGTATCGCCGGCGCCGCCCTAGTTAGCGTACTTGCGTGCGTCACCAGTAGTGGCCGCATGCTCAGTAAAGAAACGTATTTAACCTTGAGGGAGGGGCAGTGA
- a CDS encoding lipid II:glycine glycyltransferase FemX gives MVVGKFEEVTGSQFLQIAQDLDVTLPIEQTPHWDRYDQAMDDRGPWRKLVWYVDGQPRAMVSLSLYQDTGFRYLWAKKGPIWVGDKPTAAEEHAFRQQLVAGVKRIDPLIVFVRLHTWHEADDLEDLLQTMGYDRTVVIKLAGLSDDQILKSFDAKGRRAVRQRLRNPALSATDDTDKAMDVFDQRYEILEETADRDGFTINPRTTYQTMLSMLGPKYCKLYTARLDGEPVSWAIATIHGKDSAYYYGASNAKGRKAGASDLLYYFMACSLAKEGAAYLDLMGIDSPRAPELAGVGRFKRKYSKEVTEVPGPWDVPVHPLYYRALQGAKQLRHKRRELAQDLKDRFTN, from the coding sequence ATGGTTGTAGGCAAATTTGAGGAAGTAACCGGTAGCCAGTTTCTGCAAATAGCGCAGGATTTGGACGTGACCTTACCAATAGAGCAAACCCCACACTGGGACCGGTACGACCAGGCGATGGACGATCGGGGACCGTGGCGAAAGCTCGTGTGGTACGTGGACGGGCAGCCACGCGCCATGGTTAGCCTTTCTCTGTATCAAGACACCGGGTTCCGCTACCTGTGGGCCAAAAAGGGGCCGATTTGGGTGGGGGATAAGCCCACCGCCGCAGAAGAACACGCGTTCCGCCAGCAACTAGTGGCAGGAGTTAAACGGATCGACCCCCTTATCGTGTTCGTTCGCCTACACACATGGCACGAAGCCGATGATCTTGAGGACCTACTGCAAACCATGGGGTACGACCGCACCGTGGTGATCAAACTCGCTGGGCTTAGTGATGACCAGATCCTCAAGTCCTTTGACGCTAAAGGCCGCCGGGCAGTACGTCAACGCCTACGAAACCCCGCGTTGTCCGCAACGGATGACACGGATAAGGCGATGGACGTGTTCGACCAACGGTACGAAATCTTAGAAGAAACCGCGGACCGCGACGGGTTCACCATTAACCCCCGCACCACGTACCAAACGATGCTGTCCATGCTCGGACCTAAATACTGCAAGCTTTACACCGCGCGGTTAGATGGGGAACCGGTGTCGTGGGCGATCGCCACAATCCATGGGAAAGACTCCGCGTACTACTATGGGGCGTCAAACGCTAAAGGCCGCAAAGCCGGAGCGTCCGACCTGCTGTACTACTTCATGGCATGCTCACTAGCTAAAGAAGGTGCGGCGTACCTGGACCTCATGGGAATCGACTCCCCACGTGCCCCCGAACTAGCGGGCGTGGGCCGATTCAAACGCAAGTACTCCAAAGAAGTCACCGAGGTCCCTGGGCCGTGGGACGTACCCGTACACCCCCTGTACTACCGGGCGTTGCAGGGGGCGAAACAGTTGCGGCACAAACGCCGTGAACTAGCCCAAGACCTCAAAGACCGTTTCACTAACTAA
- a CDS encoding pilin N-terminal domain-containing protein: protein MNTLRNRILAGVAAILVTLFGVNAGAWATIGGDPNPNNLTSIDTSRDGSLEIQRTADNPYNDNATHWTTNVAGIKYSIARVTGLKLNKENWDTIRKLTPETAQKHGLENTREGVTNSEGKVTFYGLEPAVYLVKEVVAENAPKEYEPTMPFVLTVPTWNDATNEWVYHISVTPKRAPEQPTPEPTTPPVKPSPSKPAKPVPTDKPHKSDNHLVRTGAAVLGIGLLAASAIGFGLLLAGKRREKDAQ from the coding sequence ATGAACACGCTACGAAATAGGATTCTCGCCGGGGTAGCCGCAATCCTAGTTACCCTCTTCGGGGTAAACGCAGGAGCGTGGGCCACAATAGGGGGCGACCCGAACCCCAACAACCTCACCAGCATAGACACCAGTCGCGACGGCAGCCTCGAAATCCAACGCACCGCAGACAACCCATACAACGACAACGCCACCCACTGGACCACCAACGTAGCGGGTATCAAATACAGCATCGCCCGCGTCACCGGCCTCAAACTGAACAAAGAAAACTGGGACACCATCCGTAAACTCACGCCCGAGACCGCGCAGAAACACGGTTTAGAAAATACGCGTGAGGGCGTGACGAACTCGGAAGGTAAAGTCACGTTCTACGGGCTTGAACCCGCGGTGTACCTAGTGAAAGAAGTAGTGGCGGAAAACGCGCCGAAAGAATACGAACCCACCATGCCGTTCGTACTTACCGTGCCCACGTGGAACGACGCCACCAACGAATGGGTCTACCACATTTCCGTAACCCCAAAGCGCGCGCCAGAACAGCCTACGCCAGAGCCGACAACGCCACCGGTTAAACCCAGCCCCTCGAAGCCTGCTAAACCCGTGCCTACAGATAAGCCGCACAAGTCAGACAACCACCTGGTCCGCACCGGTGCTGCCGTGCTGGGAATAGGTTTGCTTGCAGCATCCGCAATCGGGTTCGGCCTACTGCTTGCTGGTAAACGCCGCGAAAAAGACGCGCAGTAA
- a CDS encoding SpaH/EbpB family LPXTG-anchored major pilin, whose amino-acid sequence MFTKTRKLVRSAVAAVGVLALTAMGVTAAQADTQIDPDHKGSITVHALNLKEGADPIDPTGAEVTDLPESTPVKGAVFSLQKSTLNRLDNADFAKAQQLTPLSFGDTDASFGTNGTMTSAPTGDNGQVKFDNLEPGIYLLKQTVTPKGTTGIAPAVVAIPMTDPSSGGTNYLYDVHVYPKSKTLDNISKTNITDENTPVVQGSKMQFRVDTPIPSLAQAAEGTEAEKFTKFEVVDTPSDALQTDGDNGKVLKVQVVSAKDAEAGNDAITLDDADYTFTHAEATNATVALTETGLAKVQNAQGKFLRVEFEMTVVGDPANGINNTATANIETDRGNTFTPTTPDDPDNPVVKAQDITINKTGQDQKPLAGAKFSIYKCDADGKATGDPIAPKTGGDTVWTTDDAGKAVIGKVITGSKVCIVETQAPEGYEKLASPVVHTVDMDAAKNTVNIENVSSDSIRQHLPLTGGAGIALFLLIGAGLLGGAYYYARKQREQA is encoded by the coding sequence ATGTTTACGAAAACTAGAAAGTTGGTGCGCTCCGCAGTAGCAGCGGTTGGCGTACTAGCGTTAACCGCGATGGGCGTGACAGCCGCCCAAGCAGACACACAGATTGACCCGGATCACAAAGGCTCAATCACAGTTCACGCACTGAACCTTAAGGAAGGCGCGGATCCTATTGATCCTACCGGTGCTGAAGTTACGGATCTACCGGAGTCCACGCCCGTCAAAGGTGCAGTCTTCTCACTGCAGAAGTCCACTCTGAACCGCTTGGACAACGCAGACTTCGCTAAAGCGCAACAGCTAACGCCGCTTAGCTTCGGCGACACCGATGCTTCATTTGGCACTAACGGCACCATGACCTCCGCACCTACAGGGGACAATGGGCAGGTCAAGTTCGATAATCTGGAGCCAGGCATCTACCTGCTGAAGCAAACGGTAACTCCCAAGGGAACCACCGGTATTGCTCCGGCAGTTGTTGCTATCCCAATGACCGATCCTTCGAGCGGTGGCACGAATTACCTTTACGACGTGCACGTATACCCGAAGAGCAAGACTCTAGACAACATTTCGAAAACCAATATTACTGACGAGAACACGCCGGTAGTACAAGGGTCGAAGATGCAGTTCCGCGTCGATACCCCCATCCCATCGTTGGCTCAAGCAGCCGAGGGAACGGAAGCTGAGAAATTTACAAAGTTCGAGGTTGTAGATACTCCTTCCGATGCACTGCAGACTGATGGAGATAACGGCAAGGTCCTCAAAGTTCAGGTTGTTTCTGCAAAGGACGCTGAAGCTGGAAATGATGCGATTACGCTAGATGACGCTGATTACACCTTTACTCACGCAGAGGCCACAAATGCGACTGTTGCTCTCACAGAAACTGGTCTTGCGAAGGTGCAGAACGCTCAGGGTAAGTTCCTCCGTGTCGAGTTTGAGATGACCGTTGTGGGCGATCCTGCAAATGGGATTAACAACACTGCGACGGCAAACATTGAGACGGACCGTGGAAACACCTTCACCCCGACTACACCGGATGATCCGGACAACCCGGTCGTGAAGGCTCAGGACATTACGATTAACAAGACCGGTCAGGATCAGAAGCCCCTTGCTGGAGCGAAGTTCTCAATCTACAAATGCGATGCTGACGGTAAAGCGACTGGCGATCCAATCGCTCCTAAGACCGGTGGAGACACCGTTTGGACCACGGACGATGCTGGTAAGGCAGTGATCGGCAAGGTGATCACTGGTTCGAAGGTTTGTATTGTTGAAACTCAGGCTCCTGAGGGTTACGAGAAGCTAGCTTCTCCGGTTGTGCACACGGTAGATATGGACGCGGCGAAGAACACGGTTAACATCGAAAACGTTTCGTCTGATTCGATCCGTCAGCACTTGCCTCTCACTGGTGGTGCAGGTATCGCCCTGTTCCTCCTGATTGGTGCTGGACTGCTTGGTGGTGCGTACTACTACGCACGTAAGCAGCGCGAGCAGGCGTAA
- a CDS encoding GNAT family N-acetyltransferase: MPQTGLELKQADGKDLARTQGAYKEIKDFLASEVTYRHWHTENHPSEQDIARWIERGQMFIALQHGAAPGLGARSSGTGNAAGAANPAGAELVGEELAGQEPADPEPANAELVGVMALDQAVPQGYEAAPWLVDAAPSEVLAVHALGVVPGYQRRGVAKFLLDGALEVARELGCVIVRLDVLEQNTPGMKLYSDYGFKDLGLFHVDYDTTDLHDFHLFEYVLDQPCKSEV, translated from the coding sequence GTGCCTCAAACGGGATTGGAACTGAAACAAGCGGACGGGAAAGATCTTGCGCGCACGCAAGGCGCGTACAAGGAAATTAAGGATTTTTTAGCGTCTGAGGTCACGTACAGGCACTGGCACACGGAGAATCACCCGTCTGAGCAGGACATTGCGCGGTGGATTGAGCGTGGGCAGATGTTCATCGCCCTCCAACACGGGGCGGCGCCGGGACTTGGGGCGCGCAGCTCCGGGACTGGCAATGCTGCGGGCGCCGCGAATCCAGCTGGTGCGGAACTGGTTGGTGAAGAACTGGCCGGTCAAGAACCTGCCGACCCGGAACCGGCCAATGCGGAACTGGTTGGGGTGATGGCCCTGGATCAAGCCGTCCCCCAAGGATATGAGGCAGCACCGTGGCTGGTGGACGCCGCGCCCAGTGAGGTGCTGGCTGTGCACGCCCTTGGGGTTGTGCCCGGGTATCAGCGGCGTGGGGTGGCGAAGTTTTTGTTGGATGGTGCCCTGGAGGTTGCGCGTGAGCTCGGTTGCGTAATCGTGCGTTTAGACGTGCTGGAGCAAAACACGCCGGGCATGAAGCTGTATTCCGATTATGGTTTTAAAGACTTGGGCCTGTTCCACGTCGACTACGACACCACGGACCTGCACGACTTTCACCTATTTGAATACGTTTTAGACCAGCCGTGCAAAAGCGAGGTCTAG
- a CDS encoding DNA-3-methyladenine glycosylase, with product MDFEWLNLPAPQAARELLGCRLVSTIGDGRVEARIVEVEAYDQNDPASHTFKGQTPRNKAMFLSAGHAYVYLSYGIHHCLNVVCGQAGFGAGVLVRAVEPLVGLEVVAARRPTARKEWTNGPGKVCQALGVDLSLTGHDLCEPPLQLKREQLRADERILETTRIGISKAAEVPHRFYISEHPDASRRDRAAERNLRNPSG from the coding sequence ATGGATTTTGAGTGGTTGAACTTACCGGCCCCGCAGGCGGCGCGTGAACTGTTGGGGTGCCGCCTGGTCAGCACCATTGGCGACGGCCGCGTGGAAGCGCGGATTGTGGAGGTTGAAGCCTACGACCAGAACGACCCCGCGAGCCACACTTTTAAAGGCCAAACCCCACGTAACAAAGCCATGTTTTTGTCTGCCGGCCACGCGTACGTATACCTCAGTTATGGGATCCACCATTGTTTGAACGTGGTGTGCGGCCAGGCGGGTTTTGGTGCGGGCGTTTTGGTGCGCGCTGTGGAACCTTTGGTGGGGCTTGAGGTAGTTGCCGCTCGCCGCCCCACCGCGCGGAAAGAGTGGACGAACGGGCCGGGTAAAGTGTGCCAGGCACTGGGTGTGGATCTGAGTTTAACGGGGCATGATCTTTGCGAACCACCACTGCAACTGAAACGTGAGCAGTTGCGTGCGGATGAGCGGATTCTTGAAACCACGCGGATCGGTATTTCTAAAGCCGCAGAAGTACCGCACCGGTTTTACATTTCAGAACACCCCGATGCCTCTAGGCGCGACCGCGCAGCGGAGCGAAACCTCCGTAACCCGAGCGGCTGA